Proteins encoded together in one Macadamia integrifolia cultivar HAES 741 chromosome 8, SCU_Mint_v3, whole genome shotgun sequence window:
- the LOC122087019 gene encoding salutaridine reductase-like, giving the protein MGSSITGSAKKRIAVVTGASKGIGLETCRQLSSNGVLVILTARDEKRGIEAVENLKGSGLSHVIFHQLDVTEPSSIASMADFKTQFAKLDIVVLLVAFIIQFHHPVAEKTEECLKTNYYGFKEVTEALLPFLKLSDSPRIVNVSSRRGKLKYISNSRDKEVLSDIDCLTKERVDEVLNQFVKEFKEGSLETKGWPEILTANTVSKAAMNAYTRILANMLPGFHINCVCPGCVKTDINCNTGVLTIEEGAKSVVRFALLPEDGPSGLFFMRSEVSLFE; this is encoded by the exons ATGGGTTCTTCCATCACTGGTTCTGCTAAGAAAAG GATAGCAGTTGTTACAGGAGCTAGTAAAGGTATTGGATTGGAGACATGTCGACAGTTGTCCTCTAATGGAGTTCTGGTGATCTTAACAGCTAGAGATGAGAAAAGGGGTATTGAAGCTGTTGAAAATCTCAAAGGGTCTGGACTGTCTCATGTGATTTTTCATCAGCTTGATGTGACGGAGCCTTCCAGTATTGCTTCCATGGCAGatttcaaaacccaatttgcAAAGCTTGATATTGTGGTACTTCTTGTTGCCTTTATCATCCAATTTCATCACCCAGTTGCAGAGAAGACAGAAGAATGTCTGAAAACAAACTACTATGGCTTCAAAGAAGTAACTGAAGCACTTCTTCCCTTCCTTAAACTTTCTGATTCGCCCAGAATTGTTAACGTTTCTTCTCGGCGTGGGAAGTTAAAG TATATCTCAAATTCCCGGGATAAAGAGGTGCTAAGTGATATAGATTGCCTCACAAAAGAGAGAGTAGATGAGGTGTTGAACCAGTTTGTAAAAGAGTTCAAGGAGGGCTCATTAGAAACTAAAGGTTGGCCTGAAATTCTAACAGCTAATACAGTTTCTAAGGCAGCTATGAATGCTTATACAAGGATTTTAGCAAATATGCTCCCTGGGTTCCACATAAATTGTGTTTGCCCAGGCTGTGTCAAAACTGACATTAACTGCAATACTGGGGTGTTAACTATTGAAGAAGGTGCAAAAAGTGTTGTGAGGTTCGCTCTGCTTCCTGAGGATGGCCCTTCTGGTCTTTTCTTTATGAGGTCTGAAGTATCCCTTTTTGAATAA
- the LOC122087020 gene encoding uncharacterized protein LOC122087020, with amino-acid sequence MAATKMKLKLLVDKKRNKVLFAEAGKELVDFLFSLLTLPVGTIVRLLTPTQTTTGCIGNLYSSVDNLDNLYIQPNVHKSLLLEPKIVSCGNELQKLLMQSDNSSLSNEPMTPTYYGCSNYCLSPCTNYVSNAIGAKCGHCRREMTRKLSFVEEQGSTMANGGGSAVTGGGGGGIGGGGGGYVKEVVTYMITDDLQVKPMSTISSIALLNSYDVKDIGALEDGVVLLGMEEGLDLLRASLHSKSVLTDVFLKKGNKFEP; translated from the exons ATGGCGGCAACTAAAATGAAGTTAAAGCTTCTGGtagacaagaaaagaaacaaagtccTGTTCGCGGAAGCAGGAAAGGAGTTGGTGGATTTCCTATTCAGCCTCCTGACCTTGCCTGTGGGTACCATAGTGAGACTCCTAACCCCAACTCAAACCACGACTGGGTGCATCGGCAATCTCTATTCCAGCGTAGATAATCTGGACAAcctttacatccaaccaaacgtCCATAAATCCCTGCTTTTGGAGCCCAAGATTGTTTCTTGCGGTAATGAATTGCAAAAGCTGCTTATGCAGAGTGACAACTCTTCGCTGAGTAATGAACCGATGACGCCGACCTATTATGGGTGTTCCAATTACTGCTTAAGCCCTTGTACGAATTACGTGAGCAATGCAATAGGGGCTAAGTGTGGCCATTGTCGACGGGAAATGACGCGTAAGTTGTCTTTCGTTGAGGAACAAGGCTCGACAATGGCGAACGGTGGTGGTAGTGCTGTtacaggaggaggaggaggaggaatagGAGGGGGTGGTGGAGGGTATGTGAAGGAGGTGGTAACTTACATGATTACTGATGATTTGCAGGTGAAGCCAATGTCTACCATCTCTAGTATTGCCCTTCTTAATAGCTATGATGTTAAAGATATCGGAGCCTTGGAGGATGGGGTCGTTCTTTTGGGCATGGAGGAG GGTTTGGATTTGCTAAGGGCATCATTGCATTCAAAGTCGGTTCTTACGGATGTCTTCCTTAAAAAAGGGAATAAGTTTGAACCATGA
- the LOC122087021 gene encoding uncharacterized protein LOC122087021, with amino-acid sequence MDSRTGYIARGGTNSSLSNGNCLITAQCLEGPTTIGPPLLDHPSCSTELTKKIMSIELAMKRELAYRRKMEGLSFQTPSNSKQYPLRFQDASKYPSLVGVKRKDQRCLPPPRPKPFYTLQPLQKKILSFTCEKCQVPCSSLFNLNQHFKGSKHKAKLKELEGSQKNGEDNGKKQLWCELCGVPCMNWDCLQQHLTGKKHLAHLQAIEDARQMREEAEAVEFQLKNVQWEMSA; translated from the exons ATGGATTCCAGAACGGGTTATATAGCAAGAGGTGGGACTAATTCGAGCTTATCCAACGGAAATTGTCTCATTACTGCTCAATGCTTGGAAG GACCCACTACTATTGGTCCACCGTTGCTAGATCATCCCTCATGCAGTACAGAGCTGACAAAGAAAATCATGTCAATTGAGCTTGCAATGAAGAGGGAGCTAGCATATCGAAGGAAAATGGAGGGGTTGAGTTTCCAGACTCCAAGTAACTCTAAGCAATACCCTTTGCGTTTCCAG GATGCATCTAAGTATCCTAGTCTTGTTGGGGTGAAAAGAAAAGACCAGCGATGCTTGCCACCTCCACGACCAAAACCATTTTACACACTCCAGCCCCTTCAAAAGAAAATACTCAGTTTTACCTGCGAGAAATGCCAAGTGCCCTGCTCAAGTTTATTCAATCTTAACCAGCACTTTAAAGGCAGTAAGCACAAGGCCAAACTTAAAGAGTTGGAGGGGAGTCAGAAGAATGGTGAAGATAATGGTAAGAAACAACTTTGGTGTGAACTTTGTGGCGTGCCTTGCATGAACTGGGACTGTTTGCAGCAGCATCTTACTGGCAAGAAGCATTTGGCTCACCTCCAAGCAATTGAGGATGCAAggcaaatgagagaagaagctGAAGCTGTGGAGTTCCAATTGAAAAATGTACAGTGGGAGATGAGTGCATAA